ACTTCCTATATGCACTGGGCTTAGAACTTCCAAGCTAAAGTTTAACATGGCTTTCCACCTCTCAAGTATAGAGGAAAGGCATATCCATAGTGGTAAAGGTTGTGAGAAATCTGTTTCAATTTTCCGTAGTAGCCTGAGCTGTCTCTTACCTTCATAACCGCACCAGCCTTTATAAGAGGCATGGGCTTTTTCCACAAGAGGTTTCCATGTCTTCCAAAGTAGTTTTCCACCGCAGGTCTTTTCACTTCCACCTCGTAGTAGCTTTCCTGCAGGTCAATATTCTGTGAGTAGAAAAAGTCCGAGAGGCTATAGAAATAGTCCCCTGCCTTTTCCGTATACTGTGAAAGCCACTCTGGAGTTTTTAAAAGGCTTACATTAAAAAGCCCCATGCCAGTAGACTTGTTGCCACCCAAAGGCAAGAGGTTATATATGGCAGGCAGAAGCTCCTCTGGTTTTTCCTCAAATTCCCAACGGTTTATCTTTACCAAAAGACAAAACTCCCCAGTGGCAAATATGCTCTCAAAGAAAAGTTCTCCTCCTGTGGTGGTGCTTGTGAGCCTATTTATGCTGGCATGAGGGACCAAAGCCTTTGCAAAAAAACTCTTCTCTTCTTGGAAAAGTTTCTCGTAGTCTATGGCATTCCCCATAAGAAAGTCCCTAAGGACCTCTTCAGCAACGAAGCTCAGAGACTTTAGCTTTTTATACTTTCTGTATGCAGAAAATTCCCTATTATCTAAGTTCCTTAGGTCTATCTTTAAGCCAAGGGACGCAGGCTTTGGAAAGTATAGCTTTCCTCCTTCTCTGAAAAGGAGAGAGGAAAATATAACAGGTGGAGAGCTCTTGTAGTCTTCTAAGAACCTCCTTAGCCTATCTTCTCCATACAAAAGCCTCAGACCCCAGCAAAAAGCTCCAAAGAAAGTATGACTGTTCGGTAAGGACTTAAGAAAGCCAAGAGGTTTAAAAAGAAGCGTTAGGAGCATAGCTCAAGAAGCTCTTCTACCCTTATTTCCTCAAGTTTTTTGCCTTCTATCCTCTTAGGCTCAGCCTTGCCAAGGTAAGCGGATTTGGACTTGAACTCCACATTTAGTTTTTCAAACTTTACCCTTCCAGAACCCCTTGAACCATAACCACCAAGATAGTTATACTCCAACATCCTCATGCCCTGCAAAAGCAAAGAGAGAAGGTTCTTGTCCTCTTCTTTGTATAAGTTAAAGACTATCCTACCCACAAAGACCGCACCCGCAGGCACTCTTTCCACCTTTCTGGGATT
The window above is part of the Aquificaceae bacterium genome. Proteins encoded here:
- a CDS encoding type III-B CRISPR module-associated Cmr3 family protein, with translation MLLTLLFKPLGFLKSLPNSHTFFGAFCWGLRLLYGEDRLRRFLEDYKSSPPVIFSSLLFREGGKLYFPKPASLGLKIDLRNLDNREFSAYRKYKKLKSLSFVAEEVLRDFLMGNAIDYEKLFQEEKSFFAKALVPHASINRLTSTTTGGELFFESIFATGEFCLLVKINRWEFEEKPEELLPAIYNLLPLGGNKSTGMGLFNVSLLKTPEWLSQYTEKAGDYFYSLSDFFYSQNIDLQESYYEVEVKRPAVENYFGRHGNLLWKKPMPLIKAGAVMKVRDSSGYYGKLKQISHNLYHYGYAFPLYLRGGKPC